A genomic stretch from Thermomonospora umbrina includes:
- a CDS encoding ArsR/SmtB family transcription factor gives MTSLDGLAPAAALFHSLADPVRLSIVQRLARGEARVVDLTRELGLGQSTVSKHLACLRGCGLVDYRAEGRQSFYFLAAPELLDLLRSAEHLLTATDRAVALCPTYGTGTGQAGARAPGADATT, from the coding sequence ATGACTTCGTTGGACGGGCTGGCACCGGCGGCGGCGCTGTTCCACTCGCTGGCCGACCCGGTCCGGCTGTCGATCGTGCAGCGGCTGGCGCGCGGGGAGGCGCGGGTGGTGGATCTGACCCGCGAACTGGGGCTCGGGCAGTCGACGGTGTCCAAGCACCTGGCGTGCCTGCGCGGCTGCGGGCTGGTGGACTACCGCGCCGAGGGCCGCCAGTCGTTCTACTTCCTGGCGGCCCCCGAACTGCTGGACCTGCTGCGCTCAGCCGAGCACCTGCTGACCGCCACCGACCGCGCCGTGGCACTCTGCCCCACCTACGGCACGGGCACCGGGCAGGCCGGGGCGCGCGCGCCCGGCGCGGACGCGACGACGTGA
- a CDS encoding ABC transporter ATP-binding protein — MTPADQPAALRFEDVSVVVGGRTLVDGVSLEVTPGEVMGLAGPNGAGKSTLLRTCYRALRPTSGRVLLDGEDVWRTPGKRLARRLAAVLQESTGDFELTVYDVVAMGRTPHKRPFAGDDATDRDIVTESLGRLDVAHLTRAPFDRLSGGEKQRVLIARALAQRTGTIVLDEPTNHLDLRHRLDALHLVRGLGVTAVIALHDLDLAAAFCDRICVMDAGRTVALGTPAQVLTADLLADVYRVDAEVTEHPRTGVPRITVLPGRRGAEFSA; from the coding sequence ATGACCCCCGCCGACCAGCCCGCCGCGCTGCGCTTCGAGGACGTCTCGGTCGTCGTCGGAGGCCGGACCTTGGTGGACGGGGTGTCCCTGGAGGTGACGCCGGGCGAGGTGATGGGCCTGGCCGGGCCCAACGGCGCGGGCAAGTCCACGCTGCTGCGCACCTGCTACCGCGCCCTGCGGCCCACGTCGGGGCGGGTCCTGCTGGACGGCGAGGACGTGTGGCGGACACCCGGCAAACGCCTGGCCCGTCGGCTGGCCGCCGTTCTGCAGGAGAGCACCGGCGACTTCGAGCTCACCGTGTACGACGTGGTCGCGATGGGGCGCACCCCGCACAAACGGCCCTTCGCGGGCGACGACGCCACCGACCGCGACATCGTCACCGAATCGCTGGGTCGGCTCGACGTCGCCCATCTGACCCGGGCGCCCTTCGATCGGCTGTCGGGCGGCGAGAAGCAGCGGGTCCTCATCGCCCGCGCGCTCGCCCAGCGGACCGGGACGATCGTCCTCGACGAGCCCACCAATCACCTGGACCTGCGCCACCGGCTCGACGCCCTGCACCTGGTGCGCGGGCTCGGCGTCACCGCCGTCATCGCCCTGCACGACCTCGACCTCGCGGCGGCGTTCTGCGACCGCATCTGCGTCATGGACGCGGGACGCACGGTCGCCCTCGGAACACCCGCGCAGGTGCTGACCGCCGACCTGCTGGCCGACGTCTACCGCGTCGACGCCGAGGTCACCGAGCACCCCCGCACCGGCGTCCCCCGGATCACCGTTCTCCCCGGGCGGCGTGGAGCGGAGTTCTCGGCGTGA
- a CDS encoding cation transporter, with amino-acid sequence MTALSPAPSPQRRAVLARRVRWLVAATITYNAVEAVVAITAGTIARSGALVAFGLDSVIEVASAAAVAWQFSARTPDLVQQREKRTLRIIAVSFFALAAYVTADSLLALTGGGTAEHSTPGLVLAALSLAIMPGLSVAQRRTGRELGSASAVADSKQTLLCTYLSGVLLAGLAVNSLLGWAWADPIAGLVIAAVAVKEGREAWRGDACCAVPATVASKQSGCSTITPTP; translated from the coding sequence GTGACCGCGCTGTCGCCGGCCCCCTCGCCGCAGCGCCGCGCCGTGCTGGCACGGCGGGTTCGGTGGCTGGTGGCGGCCACCATCACCTACAACGCCGTCGAAGCCGTCGTCGCGATCACCGCCGGGACCATCGCCCGCTCCGGGGCCCTGGTGGCGTTCGGGCTGGACTCGGTGATCGAGGTCGCCTCCGCCGCCGCGGTCGCCTGGCAGTTCTCCGCCCGCACCCCCGACCTGGTCCAACAACGCGAGAAGCGCACCCTGCGGATCATCGCCGTCTCGTTCTTCGCGCTCGCCGCCTACGTCACCGCGGACTCGCTGCTCGCCCTGACCGGCGGCGGCACCGCCGAGCACTCCACGCCGGGCCTGGTGCTGGCCGCCCTGTCGCTGGCGATCATGCCGGGCCTGTCGGTCGCCCAACGCCGCACCGGCCGTGAACTCGGCTCCGCCAGCGCGGTCGCCGACTCCAAGCAGACACTGCTCTGCACCTACCTGTCCGGCGTGCTCCTGGCGGGCCTGGCCGTCAACAGCCTGCTCGGCTGGGCCTGGGCCGACCCCATCGCCGGCCTCGTCATCGCCGCCGTCGCCGTCAAGGAAGGCCGCGAAGCCTGGCGCGGAGACGCCTGCTGCGCCGTCCCCGCCACCGTCGCCTCGAAGCAGAGCGGCTGCTCCACCATCACGCCCACACCATGA
- a CDS encoding TerC family protein, whose product MVDVPLWLWVAFIATVVVALAVDLVAHRSAHVIGFREAASWSALWVGLALVFGAVVFVVLGSGPATEYTTAWLLEKSLSVDNLFVFALIFGYFKVPREYQHRVLFFGIVGALVFRGIFLALGVAVVSRFTAVMFVFAAVLFYSAYKILKQEDDDFDPGKSVAVRLLRKVVPVQAEYAGTRFFVRQAGKRVATPLLAVVVAIEAADLVFAVDSVPAVLAVSDDTFIVYTSNAFAILGLRALYFLLAGMLDRFHHLSKGLAIILAFIGVKLLLIAAHKTIDSSIPEIPTPVSLAVIVIVLTASIVLSLRRPPDHAPDRTDPSHAPEHK is encoded by the coding sequence GTGGTTGATGTCCCGTTGTGGCTGTGGGTGGCCTTCATCGCAACGGTCGTCGTTGCGCTCGCGGTGGACCTGGTGGCGCACCGCAGCGCACACGTCATCGGCTTCAGGGAGGCCGCGTCGTGGAGCGCCCTGTGGGTGGGTCTGGCACTGGTGTTCGGGGCGGTCGTCTTCGTCGTCCTGGGTTCAGGGCCCGCGACGGAATACACCACGGCGTGGCTGCTGGAGAAGAGCCTGTCGGTCGACAACCTCTTCGTGTTCGCGTTGATCTTCGGCTACTTCAAGGTGCCGCGCGAATATCAGCACCGGGTGCTGTTCTTCGGGATCGTCGGCGCGCTGGTGTTCCGGGGGATCTTTCTGGCCTTGGGCGTGGCCGTGGTCAGCCGGTTCACCGCGGTGATGTTCGTGTTCGCCGCGGTGCTGTTCTACAGCGCCTACAAGATCCTCAAGCAGGAGGACGACGACTTCGATCCGGGCAAGAGCGTGGCGGTGCGGCTGCTGCGCAAGGTCGTCCCCGTGCAGGCCGAGTACGCGGGAACCAGGTTCTTCGTTCGGCAGGCCGGTAAGAGGGTGGCCACCCCGCTGCTCGCGGTCGTCGTCGCGATCGAGGCCGCCGACCTGGTCTTCGCCGTCGACAGCGTGCCCGCCGTCCTGGCGGTCAGCGACGACACCTTCATCGTCTACACCAGCAACGCCTTCGCCATCCTCGGCCTGCGAGCGCTGTACTTCCTCCTCGCCGGCATGCTCGACCGGTTCCACCACCTCAGCAAGGGCCTGGCGATCATCTTGGCGTTCATCGGCGTCAAACTCCTCCTGATCGCCGCCCACAAGACCATCGACTCCAGCATCCCGGAGATCCCCACACCCGTCAGCCTGGCCGTCATCGTCATCGTCTTGACCGCCTCGATCGTTCTGAGCCTACGACGGCCCCCCGATCACGCGCCCGACCGTACCGACCCTTCCCATGCGCCCGAGCACAAATGA
- a CDS encoding carbonic anhydrase yields the protein MSDPQAVRDAFDMLLAGNRRFVAGVPEHPNQDAARRSEVAPEQKPFAVVFGCSDSRLAAEVIFDRGLGDLFVVRTAGHVTGSEVLGSIEYGVSVLGCPLVVVLGHDSCGAVAAARAAVTDGVSVQGFVRDVVERVTPSVLAAQAAGRTGDADFIAEHVRHTVDLLLERSGVVADAVAAGRAAVAGLSYRLTEGTAHLVTERGLTAAAAGQVGA from the coding sequence ATGAGCGATCCTCAGGCCGTTCGTGATGCCTTCGACATGTTGTTGGCGGGTAATCGGCGGTTCGTCGCCGGGGTGCCCGAGCATCCCAATCAGGATGCGGCCCGCCGCAGTGAGGTGGCGCCGGAGCAGAAGCCGTTCGCGGTGGTGTTCGGGTGTTCCGATTCCCGGCTGGCGGCCGAGGTCATCTTCGACCGCGGGCTCGGTGATCTGTTCGTGGTGCGTACGGCGGGTCATGTGACGGGGTCGGAGGTGCTGGGGAGCATCGAGTACGGGGTGAGCGTGCTGGGCTGCCCGCTGGTGGTGGTGCTGGGTCACGATTCCTGCGGCGCGGTCGCCGCCGCGCGGGCCGCGGTGACCGACGGCGTGAGCGTGCAGGGGTTCGTGCGGGACGTGGTGGAGCGGGTGACGCCCAGCGTGCTGGCCGCCCAGGCCGCCGGGCGCACCGGCGACGCCGACTTCATCGCCGAGCATGTGCGCCACACGGTCGACCTGCTGCTGGAGCGCTCGGGTGTCGTCGCCGACGCGGTGGCCGCGGGCCGGGCGGCGGTGGCGGGCCTGTCGTACCGGCTGACCGAGGGGACCGCCCATCTGGTCACCGAGCGGGGCCTGACGGCGGCGGCAGCGGGGCAGGTGGGTGCGTAG